The Clostridioides difficile genome has a segment encoding these proteins:
- a CDS encoding phosphoribosylaminoimidazolecarboxamide formyltransferase: MAKELELKYGCNPNQKPSKIYMKNGELPIEVLNGKPGYINFLDAFNSWQLVKELKEATGLPAATSFKHVSPAGAAVGVPLSDTLKQIYFVDDLELSPLACAYAMARGADRMSSYGDFIALSDVCDKETATIIAREVSDGVIAPGYTDEALEILKGKRKGNYNIVKIDENYTPEPIETKDVYGITFEQGRNEILINEDLLKYIPTDNKIFTDNAKRDLIIALITLKYTQSNSVCYAKDGQVIGVGAGQQSRIHCTRLAGNKADTWYLRQHPKVLNLKFKKDIGRPDRDNTIDVYLSDDYMDVLADGIWQNLFEEKPEPLTGEGKRAWLKTLTGVALGSDAFFPFGDNIERAKRSGVSFIAQPGGSIRDDNVILTCNKYNIVMAFTKNRLFHH; encoded by the coding sequence ATGGCAAAAGAACTAGAACTAAAGTATGGCTGTAATCCAAACCAAAAACCATCAAAAATTTATATGAAAAATGGAGAACTTCCTATAGAAGTATTAAATGGAAAGCCTGGATACATAAATTTTTTGGATGCATTTAATAGTTGGCAACTTGTAAAAGAATTAAAAGAGGCTACTGGTCTTCCAGCAGCAACTTCATTTAAACATGTAAGTCCAGCAGGTGCAGCAGTAGGTGTACCGTTATCAGATACTTTAAAGCAAATATACTTTGTTGATGATTTAGAGCTTTCTCCATTAGCTTGTGCTTATGCAATGGCAAGAGGGGCAGATAGAATGTCTTCTTATGGAGACTTTATAGCACTTTCAGATGTGTGTGATAAAGAAACTGCAACTATAATAGCAAGAGAAGTTTCTGATGGTGTAATAGCTCCAGGATATACAGATGAGGCTCTTGAAATATTAAAAGGAAAGCGTAAAGGGAATTATAATATTGTAAAAATTGATGAAAATTATACACCTGAACCTATTGAAACAAAGGATGTTTATGGAATTACTTTTGAACAAGGTAGAAATGAAATATTAATAAATGAAGACTTATTAAAATACATTCCAACAGATAATAAAATATTTACAGATAATGCAAAACGTGATTTAATTATAGCTCTTATCACATTAAAATATACACAATCAAATTCAGTTTGCTATGCTAAAGATGGACAAGTAATAGGAGTAGGTGCAGGACAACAATCACGTATTCACTGTACTAGACTTGCAGGTAATAAAGCAGATACTTGGTATCTTCGTCAACATCCTAAAGTATTAAATTTGAAATTTAAAAAAGATATAGGTCGTCCAGATAGAGATAACACTATTGATGTATATCTTTCTGATGATTATATGGATGTACTTGCTGATGGTATATGGCAAAATTTATTTGAGGAAAAACCAGAACCTCTTACTGGAGAAGGCAAAAGGGCATGGCTTAAAACTTTAACAGGAGTAGCACTTGGTTCTGATGCATTTTTCCCATTTGGAGATAATATAGAACGTGCTAAAAGAAGTGGAGTAAGTTTTATAGCACAACCAGGTGGCTCTATTCGTGATGATAATGTTATATTAACTTGTAATAAGTACAATATAGTTATGGCATTTACTAAAAATAGATTATTCCATCACTAG
- a CDS encoding fumarylacetoacetate hydrolase family protein, whose amino-acid sequence MKFVTFCTGNEENIGVFNSETNSIYEINSLGLSKLYTDMNDFIENVSTGDLEKIKNNSFENTKCYKLEEVKLCSPIVRPKKDIICLGLNYKDHVNEIPDGVIKNVVMPDYPIYFSKRADKVIGVDDKISLHGDLVEKLDYESELAVIIGKEGINISKEDAYEYIFGYTVMNDISERALQDKHVQWYRGKSLDTHTSMGPCIVHKEEFEHPLKLDISSVVNGEVRQNSNTEYFIFDIPTVISDLSRGMTLKPGDIISTGTPAGVAMGMNPQVYLKHGDVVECKVEGIGVLKNIVD is encoded by the coding sequence ATGAAATTTGTAACTTTCTGTACTGGCAATGAAGAAAATATAGGTGTATTTAACTCAGAAACAAATAGTATATATGAAATTAATAGTTTAGGATTAAGTAAATTATATACAGATATGAATGATTTTATTGAAAATGTATCCACAGGAGATTTAGAAAAAATAAAAAACAATTCATTTGAAAATACAAAGTGTTATAAGTTAGAAGAAGTGAAATTATGTTCCCCAATTGTAAGACCTAAAAAAGATATTATATGTCTAGGTCTCAACTATAAAGACCATGTCAATGAAATTCCAGATGGTGTTATAAAAAATGTAGTTATGCCAGACTATCCAATTTATTTCTCTAAAAGAGCAGATAAGGTAATTGGGGTGGATGATAAGATAAGTTTACATGGAGACTTAGTAGAAAAGTTGGATTATGAATCAGAACTTGCAGTAATTATAGGAAAAGAAGGTATAAACATATCAAAAGAAGATGCCTATGAATATATATTTGGATATACAGTAATGAATGATATAAGTGAAAGAGCACTTCAAGATAAACATGTGCAGTGGTATAGAGGAAAAAGTTTAGATACACATACATCTATGGGACCTTGTATAGTACATAAAGAAGAATTTGAACATCCTTTAAAATTAGATATAAGTAGTGTGGTAAATGGAGAAGTAAGACAAAATTCTAATACAGAATATTTTATATTTGATATACCTACTGTAATAAGTGATTTATCAAGAGGAATGACTCTAAAGCCAGGAGATATAATTTCAACTGGAACTCCAGCAGGTGTTGCTATGGGAATGAATCCTCAAGTATATTTAAAACATGGTGATGTAGTTGAGTGTAAAGTCGAAGGAATAGGAGTTTTAAAAAATATAGTTGATTAA
- a CDS encoding PTS glucose transporter subunit IIA — protein MFKKLFSKNKNEEVKSNYIKGILQSPLTGKVLSITDVPDDAFSSKMLGDGVAIEPQEGVVSSPVDGEVIQIFLPSKHAICIKSEDGLEILIHIGLDTVKMNGDGFEALVNVGDKVYCGQKLIRFDLEKIKKSVEYIITPVVITNSYDIDKVEVLGTGDICIGEDLMKVYK, from the coding sequence ATGTTTAAAAAGTTATTCTCAAAAAATAAAAATGAAGAAGTAAAAAGTAATTATATAAAAGGAATATTACAATCGCCACTTACAGGGAAAGTATTAAGTATAACTGATGTTCCTGATGATGCTTTTTCTAGTAAAATGCTAGGTGATGGAGTTGCAATCGAACCACAAGAAGGAGTTGTATCTTCTCCTGTTGATGGTGAGGTAATTCAAATATTTTTACCATCGAAACATGCTATATGTATAAAGAGTGAAGATGGTTTGGAGATACTAATACATATCGGATTAGATACTGTAAAGATGAATGGAGATGGATTTGAAGCATTAGTAAATGTGGGAGACAAAGTCTACTGTGGACAAAAACTTATAAGGTTTGATTTAGAAAAAATTAAAAAAAGTGTTGAATATATAATAACTCCTGTAGTTATAACCAATTCTTATGACATAGATAAAGTTGAAGTTTTAGGAACTGGAGATATATGTATTGGTGAAGATTTAATGAAAGTTTATAAGTAA
- a CDS encoding sulfite exporter TauE/SafE family protein: protein MNVILFVIAILSTTIGAITGIGGGVIIKPVLDLIGVFDVSTISVLSSFTVLSMAIVSVYKQIKSKLFKINFRLILIGGASVLGGTIGQRLLDLSILHVNNPSIIKITQNVIMIILLVMVYLYRDKSLNVRFNTNITYLIVGIFLGVISSFLGIGGGPINVAVFTILFGLSAKEAAFNSIITILFSNISKLVTVFINTGFGIYDLSGLPFMIIGAVLGGTMGSSISKNMDDKRVKYMFSYMTIIITGINIYSIFQVIYFMN, encoded by the coding sequence ATGAATGTAATTTTATTTGTAATAGCTATACTTTCAACAACTATAGGAGCTATAACAGGTATTGGTGGAGGTGTAATAATAAAGCCAGTACTAGATTTGATTGGAGTATTTGATGTTTCGACAATAAGTGTGTTATCATCATTTACTGTGTTATCAATGGCAATTGTTTCTGTATACAAACAAATTAAATCAAAACTTTTTAAAATAAACTTTAGACTTATTTTAATTGGTGGAGCATCAGTATTAGGAGGGACTATAGGTCAGAGGTTATTAGATTTATCTATTTTACATGTAAATAATCCTTCTATAATAAAAATAACTCAAAATGTTATTATGATTATTTTGTTAGTAATGGTTTATTTATATAGAGATAAAAGTTTAAACGTTAGATTTAATACTAATATTACATATTTGATTGTTGGCATTTTTTTAGGGGTTATATCTTCATTTTTAGGAATAGGTGGAGGCCCTATAAATGTGGCTGTGTTTACAATATTATTTGGATTATCAGCTAAAGAAGCTGCGTTTAACTCTATTATAACTATTTTATTTTCTAATATTTCAAAGTTAGTTACAGTTTTCATAAATACAGGGTTTGGTATATATGATTTATCTGGATTACCTTTTATGATAATCGGAGCAGTGTTGGGAGGAACTATGGGTTCCTCTATTAGTAAAAATATGGATGACAAAAGAGTTAAATATATGTTTTCGTATATGACTATAATTATTACTGGAATAAATATATACAGTATATTTCAGGTAATATATTTCATGAATTAA
- a CDS encoding SPASM domain-containing protein, producing MKSISVLIKPVSSLCNLRCKYCFYANVSDLREVKSYGIMQEDTVKNIVNNTFEILDNGDRVTFAFQGGEPTLAGLKFFQYFIDYVSKMKKNIVVNYSIQTNGTLIDNQWCEFLKKNNFLVGLSLDLLEDLHDKNRVYSDNKGSYIDVIDTKKLLEIYKIDFNILCVLTNQIALNPKEVFNFIKVNDVKYIQFIPCLDDLDCKTKSEHSLEPKYFAYFYKIIFKLWKNEFDKGNYISINLLDNLISVLITGIPSTCGIIGRCQPQFVIEADGSVYPCDFYVLDNFNLGDIKDNTLLDILRKSKMQEFLHKDINKESICLNCNFYRICGGGCKRMKNSMYIDSSNNYCGYKEFLMSAFSDLEKISVLVYKNQIPK from the coding sequence ATGAAAAGTATATCAGTTTTAATTAAACCCGTTTCATCGTTATGTAATTTGAGATGTAAATATTGTTTTTATGCAAATGTGAGTGATTTAAGAGAAGTAAAATCCTATGGTATTATGCAGGAGGATACTGTAAAAAACATAGTAAATAATACATTTGAAATTTTGGATAATGGAGATAGAGTTACATTTGCTTTTCAAGGTGGAGAGCCTACTTTAGCAGGATTAAAATTTTTTCAATACTTTATTGACTATGTTAGTAAAATGAAAAAAAATATAGTAGTAAATTACTCTATTCAAACGAATGGAACTCTTATTGATAATCAGTGGTGTGAGTTCTTAAAGAAAAATAATTTTTTAGTAGGATTATCATTAGATTTACTAGAAGATTTGCATGATAAAAATCGTGTATATTCAGATAATAAGGGAAGTTATATAGATGTAATAGATACAAAAAAACTGCTGGAAATATACAAAATAGACTTTAACATACTATGTGTTTTGACAAATCAGATTGCACTTAATCCAAAAGAGGTTTTTAATTTTATAAAAGTAAACGATGTTAAGTATATACAGTTTATTCCTTGTTTAGATGATTTAGATTGTAAAACTAAGTCAGAGCATTCTTTAGAACCTAAATATTTTGCATATTTTTATAAAATAATATTTAAGCTTTGGAAAAATGAGTTTGATAAAGGAAATTATATAAGTATTAATTTATTAGATAATCTTATATCCGTTTTAATTACAGGAATTCCTAGTACCTGTGGCATAATTGGAAGATGTCAACCGCAATTTGTAATAGAGGCTGATGGAAGTGTGTATCCATGTGATTTTTATGTACTAGATAACTTTAATTTAGGTGATATAAAAGATAATACTTTATTGGATATTTTAAGAAAATCTAAAATGCAAGAATTTTTACATAAAGATATAAACAAAGAAAGTATTTGTTTAAATTGTAATTTTTACAGAATATGTGGTGGTGGATGTAAAAGAATGAAAAATTCTATGTATATTGATTCTAGTAACAATTACTGTGGATATAAAGAATTTTTAATGTCTGCTTTTAGTGACTTAGAAAAAATATCAGTATTAGTATATAAAAATCAAATACCAAAATAA
- a CDS encoding sulfatase, whose translation MKPNILLMISHDSGRKFSNYGYNVETPCIDKLAQEGIQFDNYFCAAPQCSPSRGSILTGLYPHNNGLMGLAHLGFCIDSKHTTLPMELQKNGYETTLIGLSHETINEAPPIEDRVFSSTYDLGYDNFIAIPGDRAPKVAKEVVKFLEEYKVNQEKPFYLNVGFFETHRDFDEYEPYADKLDEVEVFKFLPDTDDVRKDIALYNGSAKVLDKAIGKIYNKLQETGLDKNTIVILTTDHGVAFPGAKGMLKEAGLETALIILLPNSSQKNVKKEALLCNVDLLPTILDLIEAEIPKNIDGESFANLLKTNEDIGRDSFFTEMTWHDQYRPMRGIRTNEYSYVRNFEDGPKVYITVDSHLSLSGKAVRDKFYVPNEREELYDLRKDPLEENNLINDSDYQDIANELRKKVDNWMLETNDPLLKGPVKGTGSSRWKTEIEEGRSYPGRDEYYSMLSDK comes from the coding sequence ATGAAACCAAATATTTTACTTATGATTTCTCATGATAGTGGTAGAAAATTCAGTAACTATGGATATAATGTGGAAACTCCATGTATAGATAAATTAGCTCAAGAAGGAATTCAATTTGATAATTATTTCTGTGCAGCACCTCAATGTAGTCCAAGTAGAGGCAGTATACTAACTGGATTATATCCTCATAATAATGGGTTAATGGGGCTTGCACATCTAGGATTTTGTATAGATTCTAAGCATACAACACTTCCTATGGAGTTACAAAAAAATGGATATGAAACAACGTTAATAGGACTAAGCCATGAAACAATAAATGAAGCACCACCGATAGAAGATAGAGTATTTTCTTCAACTTATGATTTAGGATATGATAATTTTATAGCGATTCCAGGAGATAGAGCTCCTAAGGTTGCTAAGGAAGTAGTTAAATTTTTAGAAGAGTATAAAGTAAATCAAGAAAAGCCATTTTACTTAAATGTAGGATTTTTTGAAACACATAGAGATTTTGATGAATATGAACCTTATGCAGATAAATTGGATGAAGTAGAAGTATTTAAGTTTTTGCCTGATACAGACGATGTAAGAAAAGATATAGCCTTATATAATGGTTCAGCAAAAGTATTAGATAAGGCAATAGGTAAAATATATAATAAATTACAAGAAACAGGATTAGATAAAAATACAATTGTTATACTTACAACAGACCATGGAGTTGCATTTCCAGGAGCTAAAGGAATGTTAAAAGAAGCAGGGTTAGAGACAGCACTTATAATTTTATTACCTAATTCTTCTCAGAAAAATGTGAAAAAGGAAGCTCTGTTATGTAATGTTGATTTATTGCCAACTATATTAGATTTAATTGAAGCTGAAATTCCAAAGAATATAGATGGAGAAAGTTTCGCCAACTTATTAAAAACAAATGAAGATATAGGTAGAGACTCATTCTTTACAGAAATGACATGGCATGACCAATATAGACCAATGAGAGGAATAAGGACTAATGAATACAGCTATGTTAGAAACTTTGAAGATGGGCCTAAAGTATATATTACAGTTGATTCACATTTGAGTTTGTCAGGTAAAGCTGTTAGAGATAAATTTTATGTTCCTAATGAAAGGGAAGAGCTTTATGATTTAAGAAAAGACCCGTTAGAAGAAAATAATCTAATAAATGATTCAGATTATCAAGATATAGCAAATGAATTGAGAAAGAAAGTTGATAATTGGATGTTAGAAACGAATGACCCACTTTTAAAAGGACCTGTAAAAGGAACTGGTTCAAGTAGATGGAAAACAGAAATAGAAGAGGGTAGATCTTATCCAGGAAGAGATGAGTATTATAGCATGTTATCTGATAAGTAA